The Virgibacillus sp. SK37 region AAGCATTCTTGCGGATATCCTGCGTGGTGCAGGTGATAAACTCGCAGAGGCCGGGGTATCTTTGGTTGGCGGTCATTCCATTGATGACAAGGAACCGAAGTTTGGACTTGCAGTGACAGGAACGGTTCATCCGGATCGGATTAGGACAAATGCTGGTGCAAAGCCTGGTGATAAATTGATTTTAACTAAACCAATTGGGGTGGGAATTTACTCTACCTCCATAAAAAATAACTTACTCAGCCAGGATGAGGTTCAACGCGTGACAAACGTTATGGCCACATTAAATAAGACTGCAGCTGAAGTAATGGAACACTATGATGTTCACGCCTGTACGGATGTTACCGGGTTCGGTCTCTTGGGTCATGCTTCGGAAATGGCAATGGGAAGTAAAGTCGAACTTCAAATAAGCTATGAACATGTTCCCATGCTTGAGCGCGTGAGAGAACTCGCTGCATCAGGAGCTGTTCCAGGTGGTACCAAAAATAATTTCAATCATGTAAAAGATATAATTACCTTTCCTGAAGACATGGATCAAATCGATCAATGGATCCTGTGTGATGCAGTTACCTCTGGTGGCCTGCTAATTGCAGTTTCTTCTAAGGAAGCAGATCAGCTTTTTACAGAATTACAGGAGAAAGGCGTAGAAGCTCAAATCATCGGAGAAGTAAAAGAAGGAAGCAGTGGACACATTAACGTAAAATAATTTATTTTTATTACAGGAAGTGACCTATACATGTTTAAGGATATTGAATTAAACGAATTGTTGCAGCTTAAAGATACAGGCGAGCATACCCTTATCGATGTTCGTTCACCAAAGGAATTTAATGAAGCGACAATACCGGGTAGTATAAATATCCCCATCTTTACGAATGAGGAACGGGCAGAGGTAGGGACATTATATAAACAAGTTGGCCAGGATGCCGCTAAGAAACGTGGCTTGGAGATTTTTTCCGCAAAATTGCCTGAGTTCATCCATGAGTTTGGTAAAATTCAAACATCAATGACTGTTTTTTGTTGGCGAGGTGGTATGCGGAGTAAAACAGCCGCAACAGTTTTAGATTTGATGGGGATAAAAGCTACCAGATTAAGTGGTGGTATTCGTACCTATAGAAAATGGGTTATCAGTACGCTTGAACAAGGAGACTTTAAGCCAGATTTAATTGTTTTAAATGGGTATACCGGCTCCGGTAAGACCGTGATCCTTCATGAATTGGCAAAAAAAGGATATCCTATTATCAACTTGGAAGGAATGGCGAATCATCGCGGCTCGATTTTTGGACAAATTGGGCTTCATCCAAATAACCAAAAGAAATTTGAAGCCTTGCTTGTACAGAAAATGATCGAGTTTCAGCAGGAGCCTTTTGTTTTTATAGAAGGCGAAAGCAAGCGAATCGGCAAGGTATCTCTACCTGACTTTCTATATTCAAAAAAGGAAAAAAGTATGCAGCTATTTATTCATATACCTATGGAAGAAAGAGTGAAGCATATTCTGGAGGATTATCAGCCTTGGGAGAACCCTGACCGTTTCCGGGAAGCTTTTCAGATCATTAAGAAACGAATCCACACACCCATTGCCAAAGAGATTGAGCAGGCATTAGAGGCAGCAAACTATCATTACGTTGCAGAGCTTCTTTTAAATTATTATTATGATCCTCGTTATGAGCATGCAGCAAACCATTATCCGGAACAAAATGTTGTTGACATTCATGCAGCTGATGTTACCGAAGCAGTGCAGAAAATAGAAGAACTTATCCAACAGCATACTAAACAAAATATTGTGTAAGTAGAGGCTGGGACAAAAAAATTTTATACATTGAAAAATCCAAACCGATTCGTACTACGACTGAATCATGGTTCGGATTTATTTTTGCAACAAATTAGCGGAGGGAAAACGTGCAGACTCCTCGGAAATGAAATACACATTTCCTTCGTGCGATGCATAGCTGTCGCAGCTTTCCTTGTCCTGTGGGAGAGAAAGCCTAGATAAGACCCCGGAGTGCAAAGCACGAGGAGGCTTAGCAGCGCCCACGGAAAGCGAAGCGTTTTTCCGGAGCGGGACTTCCACTCTTTAGAATGTTCGTCTTTAGAACAGCATTATTTAGTTATGTCCCAGCCTCTTTGCTTCTCATTATCATTGTATTAGGAGGAAACCATTATTTTTTGCAATTCCATTGGGGAGATATATTGGTCTTCTCTATATGCGCGCATATTACCACCGGAAATTTCATCAATTAACATGATATTCCCATCTGGATCCTTCCCAAATTCTAACTTAATGTCATAAAGTTCTATTTCTCTTTCTTTCAATGCTTCTTTGACCATTTCAGCTATTTTGACAGTTAAACTTTTTATCACCTGATATTCTTCTTCTGTCAGAATACCAAGCATTTTTAGTGCATCCTCACTAATTGGCGGATCTTTGCGTTCATCATCCTTTAGGGTTACCTCGACAAAGCCATCAAGTGCTTGTCCCTCTGTTGCATATTTACCATATCGGCGTAAAAAACTCCCCACAGCTTTGTAGCGACAAATTACTTCAAGCCCCTCTCCAAAATGAGTTGCCGGAACTACCTTCATGGTAGCCTCCTCTATATTTGAGTCAATAAAATGAGTCGGGATTCCTTTTTTATTTAGTTCCCGAAAGAAAAGAGTGGTAAGCTTTAAGCCTGCTCTACCTGCTCCTTCCATTGTAAGTCCCACAGTATTCGCACCAGGGTCAAAAACGCCATTTTCCCCAGTCACGTCATCCTTAAATTTTAATACTATTTTACCCTCTTCTGTTTGATAAACATCTTTGGTTTTACCACTATAGATGAGTTTCATTGGGCGTTCCTCCTTTCTCGTCTATTATTTTCTTAAGGGAAGACGTATACACATCATAATCCGCTTCCGAAAATAAAACGATCACGACTTGTCCAAAATGATGTTCTTTTAAAAATGCTACAAGCGTGCCCAGCGCTATATCTGCAGCGAGTTCGATAGGGAAACGATAGACACCTGTGGATATAGAAGGAAATGATATGCTTGTAAGTTTGTGCTGCAATGCCAGTTGCATTCCATTTTGGTAACAGGAAGCAAGAAGTTCCGGTTCATTTGCTGTGCCGCCCTGCCACACTGGTCCGACAGTATGAATGACATAGCCCGCTGCGAGATTATAACCCCTCGTTATGACTGCTTCTCCTGTTGGCAGCTCCTTTTTGCTTAATTCTTTTTCTCTTACTCTTTTACAAGCCTGCAGTAATTCATCACCCGCTGCTCTATGGATGGCTCCATCTACTCCTCCCCCACCTAATAGGGTTCCATTTGCAGCATTAACAATTGCATCCGTCCTCTGCATGGTAATATCCCCAACCATTAACTTCAATCCATTTTGTCCAATAGTAACATCCAAGCGTACCCTCTCCTTTCTGTATGATGAACACACTATTTTTACTAGAATTCAAATTCTTTAATAAACTTATTTTTAGTTTATCATAGATTAAGAGAGGTTAATGATTATTATCATAAAGAAATAGCAGATTTAAATAACTACCATCTATTTGCGTCTCAAACCTTTCCTCTAAAACTCTAATGAACAAAAACAGGAATTCAGCCAGAGTATCTCGAAATGGTTTAGTAGAAAGACAGAAAAGGAAGGATGTAATTACAATGCCTGCAAACCGCTTACCATTGCTAATCCTCACAATGAGTATTGTTTATATATTTATTGTTCCAGATGAGCCATTCATTTTTAAGTTATTCTTTAAACTAATACCAATGGCTATGATCCTCATGTATGCTTTTGAACAAAGTGGCCGCAGGAAGACAAAAACACATCTGCTCTTGCTTAGCGGATTGGTCTTTTCTATGCTCGGAGATGGGACCATCCATTGGTTTATTTTAGGTTTGTCAGCTTTTCTGATCGGACACCTTTTTTATATAACTGGCTTTTTAACACGTTGGAGTTTCTCTGTAATACGGATTTTATACGCTATCCCTGTTGGAATATACGCTTTCCTAATTGGCAGAGAGCTATTACAAGCTTTCAACGAAGCTGGAGAACAGTCGCTTGTCATTCCTGTTCTTCTCTATATACTGGTTATTTCTATTATGACATGGTCGGCTATGATGACAGGCAACCCTTGGGCCATATGGGGAAGTATTTTGTTCGTTATTTCTGATAGTATTCTGGCATGGAATATGTTTGTCCACCCTATTCCGAATGCCGGAAAGCTTATCATGCTGACGTACTACGGAGCTCAATTTTTAATCGCCCACAGTCTATTTACGATCGTAAAAAATAGTCATCGGCTTGTTTGGTAAATAAATCCCAGTGAGGAGGGATAAAAATGAATATTTATACAATCGGACATTATTCGCACCCCAAGGAGGACTTTCTCCGTTTGCTTTCTGATGCGGATATAGAAGCTGTAGCCGATGTACGAGCATTCCCTGGCAGTAAGAAATTCCCTCAATACTCTAAGGACAATATGCCTGATTGGCTTCAAGCTGAAGGCATTCATTACGCGCACTTTCCAAAACTGGGAGGAAGGAGGAAATCTTCCTCTGATGTCTCCCCTCTTTTAAACGGGGCATGGAATAACCAATCCTTCCATAATTATGCTGATTATACATTAACAGAAGAATTCCAGGAAGGAATTATGGCGTTGTCCCAACTCGCACAAGAGAAAAAAACGGTTTATTGTTGCTCTGAGCGCCATCCAGCACGGTGTCACCGATTAATTATTAGTAATTGGCTAGCTGTACATAATTGGACAGTACAGCATATTATCCCTGACAACAAAGGGTACGGAAATATTATTGAACATGAGTTAGGAAAATGGGGTGCCATGCCAGTTATAGAAAAGGATGGAACAGTTGTTTACCCAGAATAATATACTTCTCTGTAAGCTTATCTGCTTGTCATAATTCGTGCTGCTTAACATAGAATGTACTAACACACATGAGGGCGGAGGCGTTTCTATGGGAAGCTCAGTAAGAATTTCAGAAGCTGATTTGGAGAGATACTATATATTAAGTAAACAAAAGAAGGAAATTGAACAAGAAATGAAACAACTAAAAAAGGATTTCAATCTCTATCTTGATGATTCTATTGGTAAGAATCAAAAAGGTGAAATAGCGTGTGGCAACTATAAAGTACAACGACAAATTCGCGCAGCTATTGGCTATAATCAAGAATTGACAGTTCAGAAGCTGGAAGAGTTAAACTTAAATGATTTTATTATCGTGGAGAAGCTCCCGGACACCGATAAATTAGAAGCAGCTATCAAAATCGGGCTTGTTGAAGAATCTGCGTTCACCGAGTGTAAAACCAATAAAACTACTACCGCGATTGTAGTAAAAGAAGCAACATAGATGGGGCGCCTGTGAAACTTTCCATCGTAGAGAGTAATCACAGCAGGCAGGAATCATGCCGCTTTAGCCAGATGAAACCACCTACCCGTTACCCATTTTATCCATCATTACCTAAATTCCTAAAAAAGCATTCCCTCACGACGGGGAATGCTTTTTACATGTTGGAATACTATTATAGAGTTATACAATCTGCGGGCCAACTAATACGTTAGGACTTTTCCCCATGATCAATTTACATAAATTAGCGTAACCTATTTGCTTATATGATGCTAAAAGACTGCATAGTTTTTTTGCTGCTTGGTCTTGCTTCAATTTCATAACTTCTTTATGAAAAACCTGTAATACAAAATCATCTTGTACATGTGGACGGAACTGTGTCGGTTCCTCATCCATAAGCAGGCAGCCCATGTACTGATAGTTAAATTGCAGCTGTCTTGTTAAATGAACTACCCCTACAAACGATTCATACGTTTCCGGCTGTGTCTGTTTAAATGTTTCCAGGTCCTTCTTTGCATGCATGAGTTCACTAAAACTTGATGTAACTAACATACTACCCCTCCTACTCTTCGTCCCATGGTTTTTTAACTGATAGAGCTGCAACTAAATCCTTATTTTGCTCTCGTTTTAACTTTCTAATTTTCGCCCGTTCTTCACCTGTTTCATAAAGGAATTTTTCTTCCTCTGTTTCTGGTATAATGCTTGGCACTTCTATTGGTCGCTTATTTTCATCTAAGGCAACAAATGTTAGAAATGCTGTAGCAGCAATTCTTCTTTCTGCAGTAAGCGTATTTTCTGCAGTTACCTTACAAAAGATTTCCATCGAACTTCTTCCTGTATAAGAAACAAATGATTCGATACAAACAGAATCAATTTGTCGGATTGGCTTAATAAAATTTACCGAATCCGTAGATGCAGTGACACATTCCTTTACACGTGCATGTCTTTGAGCTGAAAGAGTTGCACAGGCATCCAGTTTTTTCATTAGAACTCCACCAAATAATGTATGGTAGTTATTTAAATCATTTATGAGAACCTGATCATTTTGAATAATCCTTGTATCCTTCATTTTCTTTGCTTTCATATTTGTCACCTTAACTATAAAGAGTATTTTTATACAATACTTATTGTAGTACAGGGGGGTTCTTATAGTACAATGCCGATAACAGATGCAACATATAACAAATTGTTATGTAAAGGCTTTAGGAGGAGGCTTTAGGAGTAAAATGTAAGAAAACAAGTAAGAAATATAAGCTAATGCAGTAACTAAAAAAGAAGAAGAGCTAAAGCTGGAGGTGTTTGTCCATACAAAAAAACCATAGCTCTGCTATGGCTCGTACACTTAGTTAATCGCATTTTCATAGGTTGGGGTTGGGCGTGTTGCTCGGTACCAGTGAAGACATAATACAAAGATCAGCAAAAGATCAATAAGATCTCCTCCGTAATACATAAGCATTCCTCCCGTTTGGGCTTCTGAGGTGCTTACTCCATCCGGTGGATAACCGTAAATATATTTGGATAAAATGCCATGCCCTGCTAAAGCAATAATAAACACACTCATTCGATAAATAAAACTATAACGATGTGGTGTTGGGTCAATATAAATCAAAGAGACTGTGAACAAATATCCAGCTAAAAATACATGGGCATGAATAATTACATATAACAGGAGAGATTGATGCATCAGAGCAAATAAATCTGTCGCATATAATAGCCACAGTCCGCCTATATTGAGGATACTTGCCACAATCGGATTGGTGACAATACCAGCATATGTGCTTCTTAACAAGCTAGTCAGTTTTCTGGCCGTTGTGACAGGAAGTGCCCGTAAAATAAGCGTCATTGGCGCTGCTAAGGCGATTAGCAATGGTCCGAGCATTCCTAGCAGCAAATGACTGAGCATATGAAAAGTAAAGTCCATATGTGCTTTTCCAGCGATTGGCCCAGCCACTGCAATGCCAGCAGCAAAAAAACCTGCTAGTGCTAAAACAGTCCTCCAGGCAGGCCATTTTCTCCCTTTGCGTAAGGAAACAAAAACAGCAATTAAATAGGCAATTCCCCCTAAAATAAAGGGGGTTACTAACAAAGCAGAAGCAAGTATCATTGCGTTATGATTATCCATTTGGAAGGCTCACTCCCCGAATGGATTCCTTTCGCGTTTTTCTTAACAAAATAGCTCCAATCACAATCATGATAATAGCAGTTATATTCCAGACTAAATCATATGGAAGAATGTCTACCTCGTAACGAATTTGGTGAATGCGCATTAATTTATGTTGGATTGTGCCATCATAGAGTTGAAAGATACCCGCACCTAGAAGAACTCCTCCCCACCATCTGCTGACCCAGAATGCATCACGTCGTTTTAAATCTGCAACTATAAATAGACCGCCAATCGTCGCAAACCAGCTGAAGGCATGGAAAAAACCGTCAGATACGAGTCCTATTGCAAGTGAGGATTTGTCATAGAAATGATGCCAATGCAATAGCTGATGAAACACCATTTCATCGATAAATGCGGCGAGGCCAAGTCCAAACAAAAAGCCAGACCATAAATTTTTGGGCAGATGGTTATAACGATTATTTCCTTTCATATGACCCAAGTTGTTAGCCAAACAGAACGCCTCCTTTAAATGAATGAAGAATTCTAAGTTGTTATTGATGAATTACCTGTCTTACAAATAAATAAACCAGGCTTTTTAACCTGGTTAAAAATACCCCTAGTTTTTTTTGCCTTATTTCCATTCACTCTGGCTGGTTACTTCTACTTCATTTAATGCCTGTGTAGCTAAACGATCTGCTTCTTGGTTATTCTTCCGGGAAATTAATTGGTATTCCGGCTGAATCCCCATTGATTCAAGTTTCGTTTCAATTTTATCAAGCCAGCCTGTTAACTCGTTTTCCATAACAGGCCACTCATCATCCAGCTGATTAATCACTACTTGTGAATCCCCCGTGAAAACAACAGGTAAACGGTGAGCCCCTAACAGCTCCAATTCTTGAATAGCCAAATGTAAAGCAGCATATTCAGCTTCATTATTTGTTTCCATTTCCGAAACAAGGGCATTTTTACGTAGACGAAGCTTTTTCCCATTTTGCTCATAATAGATGACACAACCAAGCCCTGCTTTTCTTGTTTTTATATCGAAGCCCCCATCAAAATATACAGTAATATTATGCGGCTCTGTTTTAATTTCTTCTAAATAGGCCTTTAATTGTTTCATCGTCCATTCATGTTCACTACGATCAATAAAATTTGCTTGTTTTAGTCGCCCGGATTTTTGTAGGTCTTCCGCAATGAGCAAAGATTTGGCTGCTGTCATTTCTTCAGAAGTAAATGCGACCTCTGCACCTTTAGGGGTTCGATATAGTATCTCTAATCTGCCCTTCATCAAATGCCTCCTTCATTTCCAGCATCATACAAAAATAGTATGGCTTAACGCCCAGTATTATAGTATAACGTTTTAATAGTTCCCCTCTTCATTCTTATAAATTCCTCTTTCACCTGTACGATAAACCGCTCTGACCTATTATTATTGGAGCATAGCCCTTAATCACTTCATTATTTTCCATGCTCTGTTACTATTAAACTGTATAAGAACATAGTATAACCATTGGAGGTGAAAACATGATGCATGCATTTAACTTTTTTGCCCTAATTCCTTTACTTATTTACATTGGAATGATTGCATTTGTGATCTGGTTCGCAGTAACGCTAATAAAGACACTTAAAGAAAAAAATTCCATCCTGAAGGAAATTTCCAATAAACTTGACCAAAACAAACATTTCCCAGAATAAATTCTGTGCAAGCAAATACGAGCAAAAAAAGATTATTTCTGAAGGAGTTTTTCTTTAGCAAAACGAATAAACTCTTGCATGACATGAGAGTGACGAACACCGTTTTTCCAAATCAATGCTAAATCCCAGTCAATAGAAGGGTTGGCCACATGTATAGCTATAACGTCACTAGTCAGCTCCATACTGGTACTCTCAGGCAGCAGTGTAATACCAAGCTTGGAAGCAACCATTTCTTCTATAAAATCAAGTTGAGATGTCTCTGAAATAATTTTCGGCTTAAACCCTGACTCGCTACATGCCTGAATAATATTATCCCTTAAAGCGAAGTCTTTATTAAACATAATAAAGGCTTCATCTCTTAATTCGTTCAACTCTATTTCTCGCCTTTCTGCCAACCGATGGGAGGAAGGAACAATAATCTTCAGCTTTTCCTTCACAAAGGAATAATTATCGAATACATGATGCTGTGTAGGTAAGACAACAACACCAAAGTCCAATTCATCATTAGCTACCTTTTCTTCTATTCGTTTGGAACCATCTTCAACAAGTTGAAAAGTAATCTCCGGATACTCTCTATGGAACGCAGAAAGAAACTGAGAGAAAAAGAAGGAATTTATGATAGAAGGTAATCCAATTCGCAAATGGCCTTTCTGTAATGTAACCAGTTGTGCCATGTCATTTAATAACGCATGATATTGCTCTTCCATCCGCTGGGCATGATTGTAAAATACCTTTCCCGCTTCTGTAAGGGTCAAATGCTTCCTTGACCTTACAAAGAGTGGAACACCTAATTCATCTTCAAGTGATTTAATGATTCTGCTGATAGCAGGTTGAGTAATGTACAGCTGGTTTGCTGCCCGCGTAAAACTTCCTGATTTGGTAACCTCAATAAAATACTTTAGTTGCTTTACATCCAAGTTAAGTCACCTGCCTTCAATAAAATATCTATTGATTAAATCATATAACGTAAGTATCGATACATTCAATAATCGTGCAATTTTCTGTGAAAGATAAGTCTCCTTCTTCGACATATCCTCCACCCTATTTTCCTTGCTCTCTTAACGTCCATACTATCATTTACTTATAATTTAAATCCATATATAATTAGTTATATTGAGATTTGAACAGGAGGAAGACAGATGAGAAAAATTAGTCTCTCCCTTTTTATTATAATTTTAACCGCTCTAATAACCGCTTGCGGAAGTAGTGATGACTCTTCCTCCAAGCACAAGGAGAGCGAAACGTTGACAATCTCCGCCGCGATCAGCCTAACAGATGCACTTGATGAAATTAAAGATTTGTATGAAAAGGAGCACGACATTAACCTCACCTTTAACCTGGGTGGTTCAGGAAAGCTGGCTCAACAAATTCAGCAAGGTGCACCTGCAGATGTTTTTATTTCAGCAAATCAGGATTGGATGGACAAGGTGGAAAAGGAAGAACTCATTTTCCCTGATACTAGAAAAGATGTAGCAGGAAATAGCCTTGTATTAATCACGAATAAAGATACTGACATGAACGATCATTCTGTTGAGGAAATTTCGGGGAAGGACATCGGGCAAATTGCCATAGGCAATCCCGATAGTGTGCCTGCTGGTGAATATGCAGAACAAGCATTACATGCATTGAATAAATGGGAAGAGTTTGAAAGCCAAATGGTACTTGGCAAGGATGTTAGACAAGTACTTACCTATGTGGAAACTAAAAATGCAGAGATTGGC contains the following coding sequences:
- a CDS encoding reverse transcriptase-like protein — its product is MKGRLEILYRTPKGAEVAFTSEEMTAAKSLLIAEDLQKSGRLKQANFIDRSEHEWTMKQLKAYLEEIKTEPHNITVYFDGGFDIKTRKAGLGCVIYYEQNGKKLRLRKNALVSEMETNNEAEYAALHLAIQELELLGAHRLPVVFTGDSQVVINQLDDEWPVMENELTGWLDKIETKLESMGIQPEYQLISRKNNQEADRLATQALNEVEVTSQSEWK
- a CDS encoding acyl-CoA thioesterase, giving the protein MKAKKMKDTRIIQNDQVLINDLNNYHTLFGGVLMKKLDACATLSAQRHARVKECVTASTDSVNFIKPIRQIDSVCIESFVSYTGRSSMEIFCKVTAENTLTAERRIAATAFLTFVALDENKRPIEVPSIIPETEEEKFLYETGEERAKIRKLKREQNKDLVAALSVKKPWDEE
- a CDS encoding lysoplasmalogenase, which translates into the protein MPANRLPLLILTMSIVYIFIVPDEPFIFKLFFKLIPMAMILMYAFEQSGRRKTKTHLLLLSGLVFSMLGDGTIHWFILGLSAFLIGHLFYITGFLTRWSFSVIRILYAIPVGIYAFLIGRELLQAFNEAGEQSLVIPVLLYILVISIMTWSAMMTGNPWAIWGSILFVISDSILAWNMFVHPIPNAGKLIMLTYYGAQFLIAHSLFTIVKNSHRLVW
- a CDS encoding phosphoribosylaminoimidazolesuccinocarboxamide synthase codes for the protein MKLIYSGKTKDVYQTEEGKIVLKFKDDVTGENGVFDPGANTVGLTMEGAGRAGLKLTTLFFRELNKKGIPTHFIDSNIEEATMKVVPATHFGEGLEVICRYKAVGSFLRRYGKYATEGQALDGFVEVTLKDDERKDPPISEDALKMLGILTEEEYQVIKSLTVKIAEMVKEALKEREIELYDIKLEFGKDPDGNIMLIDEISGGNMRAYREDQYISPMELQKIMVSS
- the modA gene encoding molybdate ABC transporter substrate-binding protein, which encodes MRKISLSLFIIILTALITACGSSDDSSSKHKESETLTISAAISLTDALDEIKDLYEKEHDINLTFNLGGSGKLAQQIQQGAPADVFISANQDWMDKVEKEELIFPDTRKDVAGNSLVLITNKDTDMNDHSVEEISGKDIGQIAIGNPDSVPAGEYAEQALHALNKWEEFESQMVLGKDVRQVLTYVETKNAEIGFVYKSDALTSDKIKILTTLAPETHDPIIYPIAVLKDTKHAEVAKSFADFMESEEAQQILEKYGFKK
- a CDS encoding DUF2243 domain-containing protein, with product MKGNNRYNHLPKNLWSGFLFGLGLAAFIDEMVFHQLLHWHHFYDKSSLAIGLVSDGFFHAFSWFATIGGLFIVADLKRRDAFWVSRWWGGVLLGAGIFQLYDGTIQHKLMRIHQIRYEVDILPYDLVWNITAIIMIVIGAILLRKTRKESIRGVSLPNG
- a CDS encoding O-acetyl-ADP-ribose deacetylase — its product is MDVTIGQNGLKLMVGDITMQRTDAIVNAANGTLLGGGGVDGAIHRAAGDELLQACKRVREKELSKKELPTGEAVITRGYNLAAGYVIHTVGPVWQGGTANEPELLASCYQNGMQLALQHKLTSISFPSISTGVYRFPIELAADIALGTLVAFLKEHHFGQVVIVLFSEADYDVYTSSLKKIIDEKGGTPNETHL
- a CDS encoding cytochrome c oxidase assembly protein gives rise to the protein MDNHNAMILASALLVTPFILGGIAYLIAVFVSLRKGRKWPAWRTVLALAGFFAAGIAVAGPIAGKAHMDFTFHMLSHLLLGMLGPLLIALAAPMTLILRALPVTTARKLTSLLRSTYAGIVTNPIVASILNIGGLWLLYATDLFALMHQSLLLYVIIHAHVFLAGYLFTVSLIYIDPTPHRYSFIYRMSVFIIALAGHGILSKYIYGYPPDGVSTSEAQTGGMLMYYGGDLIDLLLIFVLCLHWYRATRPTPTYENAIN
- a CDS encoding DUF488 family protein — encoded protein: MNIYTIGHYSHPKEDFLRLLSDADIEAVADVRAFPGSKKFPQYSKDNMPDWLQAEGIHYAHFPKLGGRRKSSSDVSPLLNGAWNNQSFHNYADYTLTEEFQEGIMALSQLAQEKKTVYCCSERHPARCHRLIISNWLAVHNWTVQHIIPDNKGYGNIIEHELGKWGAMPVIEKDGTVVYPE
- a CDS encoding LysR family transcriptional regulator, with translation MDVKQLKYFIEVTKSGSFTRAANQLYITQPAISRIIKSLEDELGVPLFVRSRKHLTLTEAGKVFYNHAQRMEEQYHALLNDMAQLVTLQKGHLRIGLPSIINSFFFSQFLSAFHREYPEITFQLVEDGSKRIEEKVANDELDFGVVVLPTQHHVFDNYSFVKEKLKIIVPSSHRLAERREIELNELRDEAFIMFNKDFALRDNIIQACSESGFKPKIISETSQLDFIEEMVASKLGITLLPESTSMELTSDVIAIHVANPSIDWDLALIWKNGVRHSHVMQEFIRFAKEKLLQK
- the selD gene encoding selenide, water dikinase SelD, encoding MENDIKLTSLSSKGGCGCKIGPADLSQVLRSLPPTATNPDLLVGLDTSDDAGVYKINDTTALVQTVDFFTPIVDDPYYFGQIAAANAISDVYAMGGTPITALNIVAFPISTLDKSILADILRGAGDKLAEAGVSLVGGHSIDDKEPKFGLAVTGTVHPDRIRTNAGAKPGDKLILTKPIGVGIYSTSIKNNLLSQDEVQRVTNVMATLNKTAAEVMEHYDVHACTDVTGFGLLGHASEMAMGSKVELQISYEHVPMLERVRELAASGAVPGGTKNNFNHVKDIITFPEDMDQIDQWILCDAVTSGGLLIAVSSKEADQLFTELQEKGVEAQIIGEVKEGSSGHINVK
- the mnmH gene encoding tRNA 2-selenouridine(34) synthase MnmH, giving the protein MFKDIELNELLQLKDTGEHTLIDVRSPKEFNEATIPGSINIPIFTNEERAEVGTLYKQVGQDAAKKRGLEIFSAKLPEFIHEFGKIQTSMTVFCWRGGMRSKTAATVLDLMGIKATRLSGGIRTYRKWVISTLEQGDFKPDLIVLNGYTGSGKTVILHELAKKGYPIINLEGMANHRGSIFGQIGLHPNNQKKFEALLVQKMIEFQQEPFVFIEGESKRIGKVSLPDFLYSKKEKSMQLFIHIPMEERVKHILEDYQPWENPDRFREAFQIIKKRIHTPIAKEIEQALEAANYHYVAELLLNYYYDPRYEHAANHYPEQNVVDIHAADVTEAVQKIEELIQQHTKQNIV